The Nitrospirota bacterium region CGGGGCGACGGGGAAAAACGTAAAGCGGACGCGGTGACCGAGTAGCGAAGGGGTCAGAGTAGAAACGACAAGGCGAAAGGCCTGACAACATGACTACCGCAAAATCGAGTTGCCTGAATCCCGAATCATGGCAACGAGCCGTGCCATGATGTGTTCATATTTCTGATCCAGGCTCTCCGCGGTCTGCTTCTCGATGTAAGAACAACGCAGTGCAAGCTCAATCCGGGTTTGCGTTTCACATGCTTCCGACTCGCAATCGTTCAGTTTGCTCTTGAACGCTGCCTCGTACCGCCTCTTTCTCCAGGCTTCTGAAATATTTGCCGGCACTGAACGGGAGGACCTGCGTATCTGATCGACAAGGGAATATCTTTCCTCAGAAGGAAACGTTTTCGTGACCGCGAAGATATCCATGGCCGCATCCATTGCATCCTGCCCTACCTCTAACTCGTTATGGCCTCGGATATTGCCCACTCCGCGACTCCCGTGCCCCTGACGTAGCAGCCTCGCTTCACCGTCTCTCGACTGCCTTAACGTCTGCTTGTCTCCGTGTCTCCCGTCTCCGTGTCTCCCGTCTCCGCGTCCCCTGTCCGCCTTACCCTCTCCGCGTCTGTTTCATCATATTTCCAGTATGATCGGCAGGATCATGGGCCGGCGCTCCATCCGCTTGTTGATGAACTTCTTGAGCGCGGACCGGACCCGGGCCGAGACGAGCGACCAGTCGCCCTTGGCCTCGGGGATCATGACCAGGAGCGTGTCCATGACCACGTCCTTCACCTCGGCCAGCAGCTCCTGCGAGGCGTCCTCGAACACGAACCCCCGCGACACGATGTCCGGACCGCTGACGACGCTGCCCGTGGTCTTCTCGATGCCGAGGATCACGATCACCACGCCGTCGTGGGCGAGCTTCATCCGGTCCCTGAGCACGACGGTCTCGACGCCTCCCTCGGCAGCCGATCCGGTGGTCTTGCCGTCGATGTAGACCCTCCCCACGTTCACGATGCCCGCCCTGCGGGCGCTGTTCTCCGTGAACTCCATCACCACGCCGTTCTCGATGATGAAGATGTTCTCCTCGGGGATGTTCACCTTTGTCGCGAGCTGGGAATGATAGACCAGGTGGCGGTACTCCCCGTGGACCGGGATGAAGTATTTCGGCTTGATGAGGGAGAGCATGAGCTTCAGCTCCTCCTTGGAGGCGTGGCCCGAGACGTGCACCTCGGAAACCTTCTCGTAGAACACCTCGGCGCCGTGCTTGAACAGGTGGTTGATGATGCGCGTGACGCTCCGCTCGTTCCCGGGGATCATCTTGGAGGAGAGGATAATGGTGTCGCCCTTCCTGATCTGGAAGTGCTTGTGCTCGTTGGCCGCCATCCGGGAGAGCGCGCTCATGGGCTCGCCCTGGCTTCCCGTGGTGATCAGGACGACCTGGTCGTCGGGCAGGTTCCTGAGGGCGTCGATCCTGAGCCACGTGTCCGCCGGCATCCTGAGATAGCCCAGGTCGAGCGCGATCTGGGCGTTGGCGATCATGCTCTTGCCGTTCAGGATCACCTTGCGGCCGTGCATGACCGCGACGTCGATGATCTGCTGAACGCGGTGGATGTTCGAGGCGAAGGTGGCCACCACGATCCTGCCCCGGGCGCGGCCGAAGATGTCCTCCAGCCCGCGCCGCACCTCCTTCTCCGAGAAGGTGTAGCCGCCCTGGCCGGCGTTGGTGCTGTCCGACAGGAGCACGAGCGTTCCCCGGTCGCCGTACTCGGCGAAGGTCTTGAGGTCCATCACCTCGCCGTCCACGGGCGTGGGGTCGATCTTGAAGTCGCCCGTATGGACGACCCTGCCCGCGGGCGTGGTGATGCCCAGGCCGACGCCGTCCACGATGCTGTGCGTCACCCGGATGAACTCCACGCTGAAACAGCCGAGCTCCACCACTTCGCGCGGCCTCACGGTGACGAGCTCCGCCGAGGCATCGAGACCGTGCTCCCTGAGCTTTTCCTTCACGAACCCGAGCGTCAGCCGCGTGCCGTAGACCGGCACGGGAAGCTCCCGCAGCAGGAACGGGAGCGCGCCGATGTGGTCCTCGTGGGCGTGGGTGAGCACGACGGCCCGGACGCGGTCCCGGTTCTCGAGCAGGTAGGAGAAATCGGGGATCACGATGTCCACGCCGAGCATCTCGGCGTCGGGGAACATGAGCCCTGCGTCGATGACGAGAATGTCGGTCCCGCATTCGAGGACGGTCATGTTCATCCCGATCTCGCCCACGCCGCCAAGCGGAATGATCGAGAGGCTATTGCCGTTGCCGGGAGGGGGGGACGATTGCTGCGGATCGGGGGCTTCCTGCATAGCGCTCCTTGCCGGTGCCGA contains the following coding sequences:
- a CDS encoding four helix bundle protein, producing the protein MGNIRGHNELEVGQDAMDAAMDIFAVTKTFPSEERYSLVDQIRRSSRSVPANISEAWRKRRYEAAFKSKLNDCESEACETQTRIELALRCSYIEKQTAESLDQKYEHIMARLVAMIRDSGNSILR
- a CDS encoding ribonuclease J, which translates into the protein MQEAPDPQQSSPPPGNGNSLSIIPLGGVGEIGMNMTVLECGTDILVIDAGLMFPDAEMLGVDIVIPDFSYLLENRDRVRAVVLTHAHEDHIGALPFLLRELPVPVYGTRLTLGFVKEKLREHGLDASAELVTVRPREVVELGCFSVEFIRVTHSIVDGVGLGITTPAGRVVHTGDFKIDPTPVDGEVMDLKTFAEYGDRGTLVLLSDSTNAGQGGYTFSEKEVRRGLEDIFGRARGRIVVATFASNIHRVQQIIDVAVMHGRKVILNGKSMIANAQIALDLGYLRMPADTWLRIDALRNLPDDQVVLITTGSQGEPMSALSRMAANEHKHFQIRKGDTIILSSKMIPGNERSVTRIINHLFKHGAEVFYEKVSEVHVSGHASKEELKLMLSLIKPKYFIPVHGEYRHLVYHSQLATKVNIPEENIFIIENGVVMEFTENSARRAGIVNVGRVYIDGKTTGSAAEGGVETVVLRDRMKLAHDGVVIVILGIEKTTGSVVSGPDIVSRGFVFEDASQELLAEVKDVVMDTLLVMIPEAKGDWSLVSARVRSALKKFINKRMERRPMILPIILEI